The Coleofasciculus sp. FACHB-1120 region TCCCAAGGAACTTGTAGATGAAGTGTGGCAAATTATTGACCGCAGTTACGTAGATGGCACCTTTAATAAAGTCAATTGGCGGTCAGTTCGTAAAGACTACCTAAATCGGTCTTACCCCAGCAAGAAGGAAGCCTATGAGGCGATCCGGGAAATGCTGAAGAAACTGAATGACCCGTATACCCGGTTCATGGACCCAGAAGAGTTCAAGAGTATGCAGATTGATACTTCTGGGGAATTAACGGGCGTTGGCATTCAACTCGCTCAAGATGAGGAAACGAAAAAGCTAACGGTGATTGCGCCAATTGAAGATACACCGGCTTCTAAGGCTGGTGTTCTGGCAAAGGATACCATCAAGAAAATTGATGGCAAGAGTACCGAGGGGATGGATGTCAATGATGCTGTGCGCCTGATCCGAGGACAACCGGGAACACAAGTGACGTTGACTATTCAGCGGGGCGATAAGGAATTAGTATTTCCCCTGAAACGGGCACGGATTGAAATCCATCCGGTGCGCTCTAGCAAGCAGAATAGTTCTATGGGTGAAATAGGCTACATTCGCCTCAATCAGTTTAGCGCCAATGCTGCTAAGGAAATGGGGGATGCGATTAAGGATTTAGAACGGCAGAAGGTAAATGGCTACATTTTGGATCTGCGTTCTAATCCAGGCGGATTACTCTACGCTAGTATTGAAATTGCTCAGATGTGGTTAAAAGACGGCACCATCGTCTCAACGGTGGATCGTCAGGGCGAAAGGGAACGAGAGAAAGCGAATAATCGCCCCCTCACAGATAAACCATTAGTGGTGCTGGTGGATGGCGGATCGGCAAGTGCCAGCGAAATCCTCTCAGGGGCATTGCAAGATAATAAACGGGCTGTTTTAGTGGGCACAAAAACCTTTGGTAAAGGCTTGGTGCAATCGGTGCGGGGCCTGGGAGATGGTTCGGGGCTGGCGGTGACGATCGCTAAGTATTACACTCCCAACGGGCGCAATATTAATAAAGAGGGGATCAAGCCGGATGTGGTGCTGGAAATGACGGAAGCTCAGCGCAAGGCATTGCAAACCGATCGCAATAAAATCGGCAGCGCGGACGATCCTCAATATGCCAAAGCGTTGGAGGTGCTGAATCAGAAGATTGCCGCCCAACGAGGAAATCAGGCGCAGAAATAGTTATGAGTGTTGAGTGTTGAGTGTTGAGTTGAAATTAAAAACTGAACACTCAACACTCATAACTTATTGAGGTTGGCACTTTCCAGCGCGAATTAAGCCGACGCGACGAGCGATCGCTTCCTGTTGAGAATCAAATGGTCCCCAGCTTTCCACGAAAGCTGATTTATCCTCCCCTGCGACTTGTTCGCTAGGGAGGATTTCACATTTACCTTCTTGGCGCTTGACAATATACCAAGTTTGGGAATTTGTCATCTTAAATAAAAATTAATTCAACAAAGAGAGACTGCTAAGGTTTTGGAGCTGCTGTATTGCTTGAAGTTCCTATTTCTGGCTGTAATAGGATTGGCAAACCGCCTTGTCCTTGACCACCCATCACTACAATTTTAGAATTTGGGGATTGAGCTAGTTTTTCAGTAGCTTCAATTGCCTTTAATTGCAGCATTCGGTCGGTCAGACCTTGAGCAATTATTTTTTGAGAATCAGAAATACCTCTAGCTTCAATGCGTTTACGCTCAGCCTCTTGACGCTCTTTTTCCAGAGTAAATTTCATCTGCTGGCTTTGCTGCTCAACTTGGAGTTTTTGCTCAATTGCTGCTTGGAGCGTATCGGGAAGTTTAACTTCTCTCAATAGAGCTTCTTCAACTACAAAACCAAGAGGTAATAACTGCTCGCTTAGCCGTTGGCGAAGCTGATTAGCAACTTCTTGGCGTTTAGTCGAGTAAATTGCCACAGCCGGGTAATTAGCAGTGATTTCGCGGACAAGGGAGCGAAATCGGGAACTAATAATATTTGCCTCTTCAGTGCCAATATTTTTATAAACTTCTGCCGCTTTTTGCGGATCTAGTTTGTATTGAAGACTGACATCAATATTGAAAGCTAAACCTTCCTGGGATGTAGCCTCTATCGTTTCCTTCACATCTTTCAGCCGAGTGGAAAATATCTCGACTTCGGTAAAGGGATTGACTAAATGGACACCAGGATTAAGGGTGCGTTCGGAAACCCTTCCCAAGGACTCTACAACGCCGATATTTCCAGCGGGGATAATCAATAAACTGCGGAAGACGGTAGAAAGCACTGCAATTGCTCCAACTAGCGAAGCGATCGCCTGTACCGCCAAGCGCGAGCGTTCATTCTTAACTTTACCAGCATTGAAGAAAACGAGGATAGAAATTAACGTGATCAGGAGCGAAGTCATAAAAGACATAAATTTCCCTCCATCAGCTCTAAAAGAGTTTTATAACTTAATTTGACGATACATCCTGCTGGTTAAGGTTAGGTAATTAAACAGCAAAAAGCTAATTGGGACTATTTATTGTATTTGTTTTTAAACGACTGAGATTTGAAGAGTAATTAATTGCCAAGGTTAAAACAAATTCTACGGTAAGGAAAAAGGAAAAAGAGGGGGAATAAGATGACTTACCTTTCTGTTTTTGTGTCTAGTTTGGTCTTTTCTCTTCTTTTTGCCTTTTTCCTTTTCTCTTTTTTAGCCGTTAGTGGCTATCACTCGTTCAGCCAGCTTGTCTGGGACTTCTTGGAGATGGTCGTACTTCCAATGAAAGAAGCCGACGCCCATTGTGAGCGATCGCAACTCCACGATAAAGTTGTGCATCTCTGCTTGGGGTAAGTAAGCAGAAACGCAATCCCAACCAGGCCAATCCGACTTCCCTTCGTAGCCGAGAATTTGTCCCCGGCGTCCGCTTACCAGTTGCAGTACCTTAGAGGTAAACTCGGCTGGGGCACACGCCTGAATCGCGGTAATTGGTTCTAGCAGCGTTGGTTCGCACTTAGGCATTCCTTCCTGCATCGCAATCCGGGCTGCCTGTTTAAACGCTTGTTCGGAACTATCGACGGAGTGGTAAGAACCATTCGTCAGCGTCACCGCTACATCGACCACGGGGAAGCCCAAGGGGCCATGTACCAAATACTCCCGAACACCCGTCTCAACCCCAGGGATATACTGTCTCGGTACGACGCCACCGACAATTGTTTGACTGAAGTTAATGCCTTCGCCACGCGACAGCGGCTTGATATCGAGATAAACATCGCCAAACTGACCGTGACCGCCACTTTGGTGCTTGTAGCGCCCGTGAATCGAGGATGCGGGTTTGCGAATGGTTTCTTTGTAAGGAACTCGCGGCAGGTGAGTGGTCATAGGCAGGTTGTACTTGCGCCGCAGTCGGTCGAGGGCAACTTGCAGATGAATTTCACCTTGACCCCAAAGGATGACTTCGTGAGTATCGCCGTGTTGTTCCCAAGCCAGGGAGGGGTCTTCTTCTAGCAGCTTGGTGATGGCGCTGCTGAGTTTAACTTCATCGTTGCGTTTTTCGGGCGTAATCGCTAATGCAAAAACGGGTGCCATTTGCTCGGCTTTGGGGAGTTCGGTCGCCAGTGGGTCGCCGGAAGCGGTCAAGGTATCGCCAGTTTTAATTCCCTCTAAGCGTCCCAAGACAACAATCTCACCGGCTTCGGCTAAAGTCATCGGCTGTTGTTGCTGACCCATCAGACGGTACAAGCCACCCGTCCGAACGCCATTAAGGACAATTCCATCGGTTAACGTACCTTGCCACACCCGCACGAGGGAGATTTTCCCACCTTGAGGGGTGTAATAAGTTTTAATGACTTGCGCCAGGGGGGCATCGGCATGGAGAACAATTCCCCGTCGTTCGGCAGTGGTGGATGGGTCGGGTGCTTCTCGCAACAATGCTTCCAACAGCGGTCGCACTCCATAATCTTGCTCGGCAACGCCCAGGAATACAGGCACGATTAAATCTGCCCCTAATTCCATCTTCAAGTCTTGGAGAATTTCTTCTTGGGGTGGGTTAATTTCCTCTAGCAGTTCTTCTAACAGGTGGTCGTCAAAATTTGCCAATTCCTCCAGCATTTCTGCACGGGCGGCTTGTTCCTGCTCTTTGAGACCATCTGGCATCGGCACCGGGTCGGCGGCGGCACCGGGATGGTAGTGATAAGCTTGTTCGCTCACTAAGTCGATAAAGCCGCTCAGTTGTTCGCCTTGACCGATGGGATACTGGTGTGGGATGACGGGGCGACTGGAGACGGTTTTCAGGGAGTGCAGCACGTCCATGAAGTTGTTGTTCGCCCGATCCATTTTGTTGATGAAGACTAGGTGCGGGATTTCCCAGTCGTCAAGGAATTTAAATAGAGGTGCGAGAGTGAGGACGCGATCGCTCACGGGTTCACACACGACAATTGCCGCATCGACGCCAATTAGAGCATTGTAGGTTTCTTGAGCAAATTCAACCGATCCGGGACAATCGACAAAGGTGAAGCGGACACTGTCGTACTCGGTGCTAGCCGTTGATACTTCCACGCTCATGTGGCGGTCGCGTGCCTCTTGGGAACTATCTCCCACCGTGTTACCGTCTGAAGTGCGACCTTTGCGGGAAATCGCACCCGTGACGAAGAGTAAACTTTCTAGTAACGTAGTTTTGCCACTTAAGTAGGGGCCAACAATTGCAACATTGCGTACCCCAGACATGACTTTTTCGTTCATAATTCACCCCCAACAAAATAAAAAAGATGTAGAGATGTGAGCTATCGCATGGGTATGCGGTACCGATGCCATTAGCAACTCCTGGAGGATTTTTGCCCTCCCGTGCCGATGGCGATTACTGTTAACAGTTAGATGTAACAGTTAGATGGAATTTTCTATCCCTGAATGTGAGGTTAGCGCGTTCTAGGGGCAATGACTGAGAAATTGCA contains the following coding sequences:
- the ctpC gene encoding carboxyl-terminal processing protease CtpC, whose translation is MVITKRGLVLGATALVLSTVAVTGAGIHLSQGQAFFRESPKELVDEVWQIIDRSYVDGTFNKVNWRSVRKDYLNRSYPSKKEAYEAIREMLKKLNDPYTRFMDPEEFKSMQIDTSGELTGVGIQLAQDEETKKLTVIAPIEDTPASKAGVLAKDTIKKIDGKSTEGMDVNDAVRLIRGQPGTQVTLTIQRGDKELVFPLKRARIEIHPVRSSKQNSSMGEIGYIRLNQFSANAAKEMGDAIKDLERQKVNGYILDLRSNPGGLLYASIEIAQMWLKDGTIVSTVDRQGEREREKANNRPLTDKPLVVLVDGGSASASEILSGALQDNKRAVLVGTKTFGKGLVQSVRGLGDGSGLAVTIAKYYTPNGRNINKEGIKPDVVLEMTEAQRKALQTDRNKIGSADDPQYAKALEVLNQKIAAQRGNQAQK
- a CDS encoding transposase; this translates as MTNSQTWYIVKRQEGKCEILPSEQVAGEDKSAFVESWGPFDSQQEAIARRVGLIRAGKCQPQ
- a CDS encoding prohibitin family protein, coding for MSFMTSLLITLISILVFFNAGKVKNERSRLAVQAIASLVGAIAVLSTVFRSLLIIPAGNIGVVESLGRVSERTLNPGVHLVNPFTEVEIFSTRLKDVKETIEATSQEGLAFNIDVSLQYKLDPQKAAEVYKNIGTEEANIISSRFRSLVREITANYPAVAIYSTKRQEVANQLRQRLSEQLLPLGFVVEEALLREVKLPDTLQAAIEQKLQVEQQSQQMKFTLEKERQEAERKRIEARGISDSQKIIAQGLTDRMLQLKAIEATEKLAQSPNSKIVVMGGQGQGGLPILLQPEIGTSSNTAAPKP
- a CDS encoding elongation factor G, which encodes MNEKVMSGVRNVAIVGPYLSGKTTLLESLLFVTGAISRKGRTSDGNTVGDSSQEARDRHMSVEVSTASTEYDSVRFTFVDCPGSVEFAQETYNALIGVDAAIVVCEPVSDRVLTLAPLFKFLDDWEIPHLVFINKMDRANNNFMDVLHSLKTVSSRPVIPHQYPIGQGEQLSGFIDLVSEQAYHYHPGAAADPVPMPDGLKEQEQAARAEMLEELANFDDHLLEELLEEINPPQEEILQDLKMELGADLIVPVFLGVAEQDYGVRPLLEALLREAPDPSTTAERRGIVLHADAPLAQVIKTYYTPQGGKISLVRVWQGTLTDGIVLNGVRTGGLYRLMGQQQQPMTLAEAGEIVVLGRLEGIKTGDTLTASGDPLATELPKAEQMAPVFALAITPEKRNDEVKLSSAITKLLEEDPSLAWEQHGDTHEVILWGQGEIHLQVALDRLRRKYNLPMTTHLPRVPYKETIRKPASSIHGRYKHQSGGHGQFGDVYLDIKPLSRGEGINFSQTIVGGVVPRQYIPGVETGVREYLVHGPLGFPVVDVAVTLTNGSYHSVDSSEQAFKQAARIAMQEGMPKCEPTLLEPITAIQACAPAEFTSKVLQLVSGRRGQILGYEGKSDWPGWDCVSAYLPQAEMHNFIVELRSLTMGVGFFHWKYDHLQEVPDKLAERVIATNG